The Apis cerana isolate GH-2021 linkage group LG10, AcerK_1.0, whole genome shotgun sequence DNA window AGATTTTTGTATCATTAATCAATACGAAAACAGTCGATTTACGAACAAAGTTTGGCGAATGGGCAggtaaaattcataaaaatatattaaatattcttttcctcgaaagagaaaaaataatatttaaaaatatttaattcaagtgGTGACTGGATCCACCGATGGAATCGGCAAAGCATATGCAAAAGAATTAGCTACAAGGAAAATAAACTTGGTGTTAATCAGTCgatctttagaaaaattagaaaaaactaGAAACGAAATTATGCAAGAGAATCCAaccattgaaataaaaattatcgtggCAGATTTCagcaaaggaaaagaaatctttGAGAAACTAGCAGAACAACTAAAAGATATTCCAATTGGTATTTTAGGTATGTGATAATTGAatcataattatcttttttcattgcttcttttttttattttttataaaacatgatatttatataatgaaaattattaatataatacaggCATTATATTCGTATACCTATCATTtatcactatatatatattatcattatttgttcatttattgatatattgttaatagtataattgaaaaataagccAAATCTATTCCAGTCAATAATGTAGGCATGCAATATAGTCATCCTATGTATCTCGGAGAAGTTCCAGAAAATGATTTGTGGGACATCATCAATATTAACATTGGAGCCACTACGTTAATGACACGTATAGTCATTGGACAAATGCAAAAGCGAGGTAAAGGTGCAATCGTTAATGTATCATCCGCTTCGGGATTTATACCTTTGCCCTTAATGACTGTGTATTCTGCGACGAAAGTTTACATTATAAGTTTTACCGAGGCCCTCAGAGctgaatattctaaatttggATTAACTATACAACATTTATCTCCATTTTTCGTCAATACGAAGATGAACGCATTCAGCAATTGGTTACAGGTaagtaaaagaaatgaatagcATAAAAACTATGTATGTAATAATTGAAGCTTACCattgagaaatttataattaattaattgatgacAAAGGTATCCAATATATTAGTACCTAGTGCAACAACTTACGCCAAAAATGCAGTCAACACTCTAGGAAAAATTGATTCGAGTACAGGCTATTGGAGTCATGGGATTCAAAAGATCATCGTACTTCTTGTACCAGTAGAAATAAGAACAAAATTGGCAATGATtctaaatatgattttcagaaaagaatattttaaacaaaaaagaaatatctaagCAAACATACTTAAAATTCATATGTCACCGCCATtgctttaaaattgttataataataataatatatatacatatatatatatatatatatatatatatatatacatatatataagttaataaattttattattactatattttattaatttccatattttcttataatttttttataaatttttttataaatttaaattacattaattatattaatgtgtaatatttttaagaaaatatttagcaaaaagttatttttatgatttatttttataatttattttttatcattattttatttattttatataatttatattatttaataatctattatttttcaattatagtttgattcttttgtaaatatttttaattaatatttttaactatttattaaccgattaaaaataattcgtttattataaaa harbors:
- the LOC108001221 gene encoding inactive hydroxysteroid dehydrogenase-like protein 1 isoform X1; the encoded protein is MMFYLRFFIGVHDDLLSLPVPTFQPFFSATKFKDRDYIQFIWKMILEIVFWLFITLLLISLLLTYIFNMGTTLWEIFVSLINTKTVDLRTKFGEWAVVTGSTDGIGKAYAKELATRKINLVLISRSLEKLEKTRNEIMQENPTIEIKIIVADFSKGKEIFEKLAEQLKDIPIGILVNNVGMQYSHPMYLGEVPENDLWDIININIGATTLMTRIVIGQMQKRGKGAIVNVSSASGFIPLPLMTVYSATKVYIISFTEALRAEYSKFGLTIQHLSPFFVNTKMNAFSNWLQVSNILVPSATTYAKNAVNTLGKIDSSTGYWSHGIQKIIVLLVPVEIRTKLAMILNMIFRKEYFKQKRNI
- the LOC108001221 gene encoding inactive hydroxysteroid dehydrogenase-like protein 1 isoform X2, with translation MMFYLRFFIGVHDDLLSLPVPTFQPFFSATKFKDRDYIQFIWKMILEIVFWLFITLLLISLLLTYIFNMGTTLWEIFVSLINTKTVDLRTKFGEWAVVTGSTDGIGKAYAKELATRKINLVLISRSLEKLEKTRNEIMQENPTIEIKIIVADFSKGKEIFEKLAEQLKDIPIGILVPENDLWDIININIGATTLMTRIVIGQMQKRGKGAIVNVSSASGFIPLPLMTVYSATKVYIISFTEALRAEYSKFGLTIQHLSPFFVNTKMNAFSNWLQVSNILVPSATTYAKNAVNTLGKIDSSTGYWSHGIQKIIVLLVPVEIRTKLAMILNMIFRKEYFKQKRNI
- the LOC108001221 gene encoding inactive hydroxysteroid dehydrogenase-like protein 1 isoform X3; its protein translation is MILEIVFWLFITLLLISLLLTYIFNMGTTLWEIFVSLINTKTVDLRTKFGEWAVVTGSTDGIGKAYAKELATRKINLVLISRSLEKLEKTRNEIMQENPTIEIKIIVADFSKGKEIFEKLAEQLKDIPIGILVNNVGMQYSHPMYLGEVPENDLWDIININIGATTLMTRIVIGQMQKRGKGAIVNVSSASGFIPLPLMTVYSATKVYIISFTEALRAEYSKFGLTIQHLSPFFVNTKMNAFSNWLQVSNILVPSATTYAKNAVNTLGKIDSSTGYWSHGIQKIIVLLVPVEIRTKLAMILNMIFRKEYFKQKRNI